Genomic segment of Rhodococcus rhodochrous:
TCTCGGCTCCGTAGCCCCCTACCTGGCGTTGATCGCGATACTCGCGGCGGCGAGCATGGCCGGTCTGCCACCGTTCATCGGGTTCGTCGCGAAGGAAGCCGCCCTCGAGTCGGCGCTGGTGGCCGAGGTACTGCCCGAATGGGCGCGGATCGCCATGACCGCGGGCATCGTGGTGGGCTCGATCCTCACCCTCGCCTACAGCATCCGGTTCATCTGGGGTGCCTTCGGCCGCAAGCAGCTCAAGCGCCCGAGCCCCGCGGTGCAGAACCTTCACGCGCCCGGGGCGCTGCTGCTCACCGCCCCGAGCATCCTTGCGTTCGCCGGTCTCGCCGCGGGCTTCGCGAGCTCGTGGGTCGATCACCTGATCACCCCCTACGCCGACGAGCTGCCCACCGAACTGAGCAAGCCCTACCACCTGGCGCTGTGGCACGGGTTCTCCTTGCCCCTGGGCCTGACCGCCGTGGTGATCGTGGGCGGCACGGTTCTGTTCCTCGCGCACCGCACCATCGCGCGCCTGCGCTTCGAGCACCCGCCGCTCGGCAACGCCGACCGGATGTACGACGCGACCCTCCAGGGCATGGACACCCTGTCCCTGCGCCTGACCGCCTTCCTGCAGCGCGGTTCGCTCCCCCTGACCCAGGCGACGATCCTCGTCACCCTGGTGGCGCTCCCGACGGTGCTGATGTTCTTCTTCGGGCTGAGCACGATGCCGTCGACGCGCGCGTGGGACTCGATCTGGCAGCTCGGGGTCGGGCTGATCATGATGGCCGCCGCGATCACCGCGACGGTGCTGCGCAACCGTCTCGGCGGTGTGCTGGTCGTGGGCGTGACCGGCTACGGGCTCGGTGTGCTGTTCGCCCTGCAGGGCGCCCCCGATCTCGCGCTCACCCAGTTCCTCGTCGAGACCGTCACCCTCGTGATGTTCGTGCTGGTCCTGCGCAAGCTGCCCGCCGAGACCGACCCGGCCGCGGTGATGGGCAGCAAGTTCGCCCGCGCGATGCTCGGCATCGCCGTGGGTGCAGTGGTCGTCGGGATCGGCGCCTACGCCGTCGCGGCACGCACCACCGATCCGATCTCGCTGCTGCTGCCCGACGCCGCCTACTACGGCGGCGACGGCAAGAACGTCGTCAACGTCCTGCTCGTCGACATCCGCGCCTGGGACACGATGGGCGAGATCTCGGTGCTGCTGGTCGCCGCGACCGGCGTGGCCAGCCTGGTCTTCCGCACCCGCCGCTTCGGCACCGCCCCGCGTGTGGCTGACGCACCTGCGGCGCAGCTCGACGCGGTATCCGCCAGCAACGAGACGACCTGGCTGCTCGGCGGCGATCTCATCGATCCGCGCTACCGCTCGCTGGTCCTCGAGGTCACCACCCGGCTGGTCTTCCCCACCATGATGATCCTGTCGGTGTACTTCTTCTTCTCCGGCCACAACGCCCCCGGTGGCGGCTTCGCGGGCGGTCTCATCGCCGGTCTCGCGCTGGTGTTGAGGTACCTGGCCGGAGGACGCTACGAGCTCGGAGAGGCGGTTCCCATCGACGCCGGCAAGATCCTCGGCATCGGACTCACCTTCGCCGCAGGCACCGCGCTGGTGTCGATGTTCCTCGGTGCTCCGGCCCTGTCGTCGGCGACCCTCGAGCTCACGCTGCCGCTGCTCGGCGACATCAAGATCGTGACCGCGCTGTTCTTCGACCTCGGTGTGTACCTCATCGTGGTCGGCCTGATCCTGGACGTGCTGCGCAGCCTCGGTGCTCGCCTCGACGCCGAGACCGTGGGTGAGCGCCGATGACCGCGAACATCACGCTCCTCGCCATCGTCGGCGTGCTCGTCGCGTCCGGTGTGTATCTGCTGCTCGAACGCAGCATCATCAAGATGTTGCTGGGTCTGCTGCTGGCGGGCAACGGCATCAACCTGCTGCTGCTCACGCTCGGCGGTCCCGCGGGTCACGCCCCCATCGTCGGTGTGGAGAGCGACGTCGAGCCGGACATGGCCGACCCCCTCGCCCAGGCGATGATCCTCACCGCGATCGTCATCACGATGGGTATAGCGGCGTTCGTGCTGGCATTGACCTACCGCTCCTACACCTATCGCGCACGGGACGAGATCGAGAACGACCCCGAGGACACCCTCGTGTCGCAGCGGCGCAGTCTCGCGGATCTTCCGTCGCGAGACCGCTCCGACGACCCGCTCACCGGTATCCCGAGCAAGAGCGGCGACGCCTTCGACGCCGCGGGCAACCCGATCCCGCTCGACCAGCTCAAGAACATCGAGGACCTCGAGGCGTACGAGGACCTGCACGACGGCGACTTCGACGACCCGACCGACTCTGCCTACACGCAGAACCAGGACGGGACGGACGAGTCCGGCGCTGCCGGAGATGCCCCTGCCGGAGATGCGGCCGGAGCCGGCTCTGCCGAGGACGCCGACGAGGCCGACTCCGCCGAGGACGACACCGCAGCCGTGCGTGCGGACGACCCCGACCCCGAGGCCCCCGATCCCGCCGAGGACGAGCCGACCGGAGACGACGAGAAGAACGGGAAGGAGGATCGCCGATGAACCTGAGCGTCGCGAACCTGGTTCCCCTCCCCGTCCTCATCCCGCTGCTCGCTGCCGCTGCGACCCTGATCGTCGGCCGCCGTCCCCGCGCACAGCGGTGGATCACCGTCTTCGCGCTCGTCGCCTCGCTCGCCGTGGGCGTGGCGCTGCTGTACTACGCCGATGCCGACGGCATCGCCGTACTGCAGATCGGCGGGTGGGAGGCGCCGATCGGCATCTCGCTGGTCGTCGACCGTTTGTCGGCGTTGATGCTGGTCGTCTCGGGGATCGTGCTGCTGTCGGTGATGCTGTACGCGGTCGGTCAGGGTATCCACGACGGCAACGAGCAACAGCCCGTCTCGATCTTCCTACCGACCTATCTCGCGCTCACGGCGGGTGTCAACATCGCCTTCCTCGCGGGCGACCTGTTCAACCTCTTCGTCGGCTTCGAGGTTCTCCTCGCCGCATCGTTCGTCCTGCTGACCCTGGGTGCGAGCGCCGACCGCGTCCGCGCGGGCGTCTCGTACGTCATGGTCTCGATGGTGTCCTCGCTGGTCTTCCTCGTGGGCATCGCCTTCGCCTACGCCGCCACGGGCACCCTGAACCTCGCCCAGATGGCACTGCGGATGGACGAGATCTCACCGGGCACCCGGGCCGCGATCTTCGGTGTGCTGCTCGTCGCCTTCGGCATCAAGGCCGCGGTCTTCCCGCTGTCGTCGTGGCTGCCCGACTCCTACCCCACCGCACCCGCACCGGTCACCGCCGTCTTCGCCGGCCTGCTGACCAAGGTCGGCGTCTACGCGATCATCCGGGCGCACACCCTGCTGTTCCCGGGTGGCGAACTCGACGACGTCCTGCTCGTCGCCGGTCTGCTCACGATGGTCGTCGGCATCCTCGGCGCGATCGCGCAGAACGACATCAAGCGTCTGCTGTCGTTCACGCTCGTCAGCCACATCGGATACATGATCTTCGGCGTCGCCCTGTCGTCGCAGACGGGTCTCGCGGGCGCCGTCTACTACGTCGGCCACCACATCCTCGTGCAGACCACCCTCTTCCTCGTGGTGGGTCTCATCGAACGCCAGGCCGGGTCGGCGTCGCTGCGACGCCTCGGCAGCCTTGCACTCATGTCCCCGCTGCTGGCGGTCCTGTTCCTCATCCCGGCGCTCAACCTGGGCGGTATCCCGCCGTTCTCCGGGTTCATCGGGAAGGTCGCCCTGCTGCAGGCCGGTGCGGAGGACGGTTCGGTCCTCGCCTGGATCCTCGTCGCCGGTGGTGTCGTGACCAGCCTGCTGACGCTGTACGTCGTCGCGCGTATCTGGACGAAGGCGTTCTGGCGGGCACGCGCCGACGCGCCCGAGGGCGATCTCGCCGACATCGGCCCGTCGGCGCTGATCGACGAATCCGCCACCGACATCTCGTTCGAGGAACGCCCGGACGTCGGCCGGATGCCGGCCGCGATGCTCGTCCCCACGGTCTGGCTCGTGGCGATCGGTGTGTCGTTGACGGTCTTCGCCGGTCCACTGCTCGACATCAGCAACCGTGCCGCGGAGAACCTGCGCGACCGCACGGTGTACATCGAGGCCGTGCTGGGGGGTGAGCAGGAATGATGAAACGCGCCAACGTCCTGCGCATGTTCGTCGTGGGATGGACGACGCTGGTCTGGGTCCTGCTGTGGGGCACCTTCAGCGTCGCCAACATCCTCGCCGGCGTGGTCGTCTCGCTCGTCATCATGTTCGTGCTGCCACTGCCGCGCGTGCCCGTCGAGGGTCGCGTGCACGTGTGGTCCGCGATGCGACTCGGCGCGGTGATCTTCAGCGAAACCATCCGCTCGACGATCAACGTGGCGTGGCTGGCGATCCGACCGTCCCCGCCGCCGGTCACCGGTGTGCTGCGCTGCCGGCTCACCATCAAGTCCGACCTGGTGCTGACACTGTGGACGGACATCATGAACAACATCCCGGGCACCATGGTGCTCGAGATCGACCAGGTGCGGCGGATCATGTACGTGCACGTTCTCGACGTGAGTACCGACAAGGCCGTGGCCGACTTCTACCGTTCCGCCCGCCTCATCGAGCGTCTTCTCATCCAGACGTTCGAACGCGAGTCGGAATGGCAGGCCAGCCCCTGGCGCAGCGGAACGGAGGAACTGACGTGACCGTGACACTGGTGATCGCGGGGACACTGCTGTTCGTCTCCGCGGTCCTGATCACCTACCGCGTGATCGCGGGCCCCAACTCCCTCGACCGGCTCGTCGGCGTCGACGCCCTGCTGGCGCTCGGCATCTGCGGCATCGCGATCTGGGCGGTGTACACGCGCGACACGTCGGTGCTGCCCGCCACCGTAGCCCTGGCCCTGGTCGGCTTCATCGGGTCGGTGTCCGTGGCTCGATTCCGGGTGCGTGACGAAGGATGACGACGATCATCGACACCTTCGCCCACATCCTGATCCTCATCGGTTCGGTCATCTCGCTGACCGCCGCGATCGGCGTGGTCCGTTTCCGCGACACCCTGTCGCGCATGCACCCCGCTACCAAGCCCCAAGTGGTGGGCCTGTTGTTCGTACTGGGCGGCGCCATGATCATCCTGCGCAGCTCGATCGACATCTGGATGATGGCCCTGGCGGGCATGTTCATGGTCCTCACCGCCCCCGTGATCGCCCACCGGGTCGGCCGCGTCGCCTACCGGGAGCAGCTCGGTCGCGACGGTCTGCTCGACGAGGACGCTCCCGGCGGTGCCTGACAACCGATGAGGGCCCGACGGGCGATGAGGGCCAGACTCTCGACGGGAGCGTGACGGCCGGGATGTCCTCGGCCGATCACTCCTTCAGTTCCTGCACGAGCGAGTCCACCACCGCGACGAGATCGCCGTCGGTCCGCTCCGCGATCCGGCGCTGACGCTGGTAGGACGCTCCCCGCACCGGGATGTCCGCGACCCGCGCGAGTTCGTCGGCGCAACCGAGCCGCATCGCGGTGGGCATGATCTGCTCGAGCAGGTCGTTCAGGTCGTCGGTGACCAGCCGCTCGGTGCACACCGGGTCGAGGATGACCTCCGCCTCGAGTCCGTAGCGCGCGGCACGCCACTTGTTCTCCTTGACGTGCCACGGCTGCAGCACGGGCAGTTCCTCACCGCGTTCGAGACATTCGTCGAAGTAGACGACGAGCGAATGCACGAAGGCGACGAGGGCGGCCAGTTCGGCACGGTTGGTGATGCCGTCGAACACCCGGACCTCGAGGGTGCCCCATTTCGGCGCCGGCCGGATGTCCCAGTGCATCCCCCCGGGGTGGCTGATGACGCCGGACTTGAGCTGATCGCCGATGAACTCCGCGTACTGCGGCCAGTCGGCGAAATGGTAGGGCAGGCCGGCGGTCGGCAGCTGCTGGAACATCAGCGCGCGGTTGCTCGCGTAGCCCGTGTCGTAGCCCGCCCAGATCGGCGACGAGGCCGACAGCGCGAGCATGTGGGGATACTTCACGAGCATGGCGTTGAGGATCGGGATGATCTTCTCCGCGGAGGAGACCCCCACGTGGACGTGTACTCCCCAGATGAGCATCTGCCGTCCCCACCAGCGGGTGCGGTTGATCATCTCGTCGTAGTCCGGGGACGGGGTGACGGTCTGGTCGGTCCACTGCGCGAACGGGTGGGTGCCGGCGCACATCAGGTCCACGCCGTTCGGGTCGGCGGCACGTCGCAGCAGCGACAGCGACTCGGACAGGTCGTCGACCGCCTCGGCGACGGTGTCGTGCACGCCGGTGACGAGTTCGACGGTGTTGCGCAGGAACTCCTTGGTCAACCGCGGGGTCTCCCCCGCGATCTCCTTCACCCTGTCGAAGACGACCGTCGCGCTGTTCGAGAGATCACGGGTGGTCTTGTCCACCAGAGCGATCTCCCATTCCACGCCGATCGTGGGACGAGGTGATCCCGGAAACTCGACTGCCACGTATCGATCCAACCACAGGGCCCCGCCGACGGATGTCCGTCTGCGGGGCCCTGTGTCGGGAATTACCTGCGAGATCGAGTCTCAGGAGATGCGGTCTCCGGTCACTCGATGACGCCGCACGCGAGGCGCGCGCCGAGGTTGTCCTGGTGCACGACCACCGAGGCGCCGTCCTCACCCTCGAGGTCCTCGAGGCCGAAGGCCGAGGTGGTGACGGTGGCGGTGGCGGTGCCGTCCTCACGGACGACGAGCGAGACCAGGTCGCCGCTCTCCGGAACGGAGGTGTTACCGCCGGCCTGCAGGTGGGCACCGGCGGACAGGAACGCGCCGGGCTCGCCGCCGTCCGGAGCGGTGGACTCGGCCTCGCAACGGCCGAACTCGTGGATGTGGACACCGTGGTAGCCGGGCTCGAGACCCTCGACCTCGACGGTCACCTCGACGTCGCCGCCGTTCTCGGCGAACGACACGGTGCCGGCCGACTCGCCGTCGACCGTGGTGAGCTCCGCGGTGAGCGCAGCAGCAGAGGCGGAGCCACCGGCGTGCGACTCGCTCCCACCCTCGGTGCCGTGGTCGTCGCCGTGGGCCTCGGAAGCGGGCGCGGCGGATCCCGTCCACACCGGCGGAGTCGTCCCCGGCTCGGTGCTCGCCTCCTCGCTGTTCGAGCACGCAGTCAGGCCCACCGCGGCGATCGCGACGATCGGGGCCAGAGCACGCCAGGACATGCGACGGGTGGAACTGGAGACCATCAAACCGCTCCTTCGAAGTGCCGAAAAGTCACCCGATCATAACCGGGCGTCTCCGGCGACCACCCGGTGGCGGACCGACACGGTTCCGGCGCTAACGCGAAGTGACGATGACGATCACTCCGGGGGCGGCGTCGCGGATGCCCTCGAAGCGCGGTTGCGCGGTGACACCGAGCGACTCGGCGACGGCTGTCGCGGTCTGCTGCTCTCCGGGAGACGACCCGTAGAACACCGAGGTCTGCGGGAGCAAGCCCTCGCTGTAGTTGCCCGTTTCACTGATGGTGTACCCCTCGTCCTCGAGGTAGGCCGCGGTCTGCGCGGCGAGGCCCGCGACCTCCGAGTTGTTGAACACGCGCACCGGTGCCGTCGCGGAGGCCGAGGTGTCGGACGCGAACGCGGTTCCGCTCCCCACGGGCATGGAAGGAGCCGAAGACACGGCCGTGGTGGTGGTCGCACCGTCCCCGGCGGCGGACGTGCCACCGTTCGCGGCAGCGGGCGCGGGCGCGGTGGGCACCGCGGCCGAGCGCGTGGACGGTGCGGCCGGCGCGGCAGCGGTCGTCGTCGTGGGTGCCGCCGCGGGAGCGGGTTCGTCGTCGGAATCACCGAGCGAGGCGAAACCGAGACCGGCGAACAGGATGCCCAAGGAGATCAGGACCATCGCGAACGCACGCAGAGGCGGTCCCGAGGGTGCGGGCGCGCGGCTGGGGATCTCGGGGGTTCTGCTCACGACCTCGACCATAGTTGCCCGAGCACACGCAGCGCTGCCGACCGGCCGCGCGTGTCGATATCGCATTATCCGGCCCGACGGCCGCCCGTCTAACGGGTGTCGAAACCGAGCCGGCGGGCCGCGCGGGCCTTCTGACGGCTCGCACGCAACCGCCGCAGCCGCTTGACCAGCATCGGATCGGCGGCGAGCGCCTCGGGACGATCCACCAGAGCATTGAGCACCTGGTAGTAGCGAGTGGCGGAGAGACCGAAGAGTTCCTTGATGGCGTCCTCCTTGGCACCGGCGTACTTCCACCACTGCCGTTCGAACGCCAGGATGTCGAGATCGCGACGGCTCAGGCCGTTCGCCTCGTCGCCGGTGGGTTCCTGCGCGGATGCGCCGTCGCCCTGCTGGGACACGAGATCGGACCGGTCGTTGCCGTGCGCTGCTGCGCCGTCCATTTCCCTCCTCGACTGACTGGATCACACCGTGACGAAGAGTCCTTGCGTCTCGGCGGAAGTCATTCAATCACGGGGTGGGGACACATACCGGTTCGAGAACGCCGCGAGTCGATCCCATTATCCTGTGTCACCATGGCCATTCTTCCGATCGTCATCGTCGGCGACCCCGTCCTGCACAACCCGACCCGGCCGGTGACCGAGTCACCCGCCGAACTCGCTCAGCTGATCGCCGACATGTTCGAGACGATGGACGCGGCCAACGGCGTCGGTCTCGCCGCCAACCAGGTCGGCGTGGACAAGCGACTGTTCGTCTACGACTGCCCCGACCGCGACGAGTCCGGCAAGGTCGTGCGCCGGCGCGGTGTCGTCGTCAATCCGATCCTCGAGACCTCGGAGATCCCCGAGACGATGCCCGACCCGGAGGACGATCTCGAGGGCTGCCTGTCCGTGCCCGGCGAGAACTTCCCCACCGGCCGCGCCGACTGGGCGAAGGTCACCGGTACCGACGAGAACGGTGATCCCGTCGAGATCGAGGGCCACGGATTCTTCGCTCGCATGCTGCAGCACGAGGTCGGGCACCTCGACGGCTTCCTGTACGTCGACGTCCTGATCGGACGCAACGCCCGCGCCGCGAAGAAGACCATCAAGCGCGCCGGATGGGGTGTCCCCGGGCTGACCTGGCTCCCGGGTTCGGTGGAGGACCCGTTCGGCCACGACGACGAGGACGAGTGACGAGGCGACCGGCGAACCGTCGATGACGACCGACCGTCCGGCCCCGTCCGTACCCCTCGGCACCCGGGTGGTGCTGCGGTACCGCCTGCCCGCCGGCTACAGCCATCCGATGACCGACGTCATCGGTGAACTCGTCTCCGTCGAACCGGTGGTCGCGGTGCGCACCGCCGACGGTCGCGTCGTCCAGGTGTCCCCCACCTCGGTCGTCGCGCTCAAGCCGATCGCGGCGCGGCCGATCCGCGTCTCGGAGATCCGCGCGCTCGAGCACGCTGCCGCTGCGGGGTGGCCCGGTCTCGAATCTGCCTGGGTGGACGGCTGGCTCGTGCGCGCCGGGCACGGTTTCACCCGGCGCGCCAATTCGGCGACGCCGCTCGGTGAACGTGGCACCGTGGCCGACCCCGCCGATCCGGCCGTGCGCGCCCGGCTCCGTGAATGGTTCGCGGCGCGCGGACTGCCGTTGCGACTGCTGGTGCCCGATCGGCTCGCCCGGATACCGGAGGGATGGCCGACCTCGGAGCCGGTGCTCGTTATGGGCGCCGACCTCGCGAACGTGCCGTTGCCGCCGGAACCCACCCCGGTCACGATCACCGAGCGGCCGGACGCCGACTGGCTGTCGCTCCACCGCGCCGACGCCGACCCGCGGCTCGCGCAGGACGTGCTCGGCTCGGTGGCCGCGGGTGTCCTCGGGTTCGGCCGCATCGGCGCGCCCGGGCAGGCGCCCCTGGCGATCTGCCGCGCGGCGATCACCGACGCACCGGACGGACGCCGCTGGGTGGGTCTGTCGACCGTGGAGGTCGCGCCCGAGCACCGGCGGCGCGGACTCGGCACACTCGTGTGCGGCGCTCTGCTGCGCTGGGCCCGCGAGCAGGCTGCGACCCACGCATACCTGCAGGTCGAGGAGTCGAATACGGCGGCCCGCGCCCTGTACCGAGAACTCGGCTTCGTCGACCACCACCGCTACCGGTACGCCTCCGAACCCGTCGGATAGGTCGCCTACAGTGGGCGTGTGCGCCTTGCTACCTGGAATGTGAACTCCGTCCGTGCCCGTACCGACCGCATCCTCGACTGGTTGCAGCGAACCGACACGGATGTGCTCGCGATGCAGGAAACCAAGTGCAAGGACGAGCAGTTCCCGTACGAACGCTTCGAGGAACTCGGCTACCGC
This window contains:
- a CDS encoding superoxide dismutase family protein produces the protein MVSSSTRRMSWRALAPIVAIAAVGLTACSNSEEASTEPGTTPPVWTGSAAPASEAHGDDHGTEGGSESHAGGSASAAALTAELTTVDGESAGTVSFAENGGDVEVTVEVEGLEPGYHGVHIHEFGRCEAESTAPDGGEPGAFLSAGAHLQAGGNTSVPESGDLVSLVVREDGTATATVTTSAFGLEDLEGEDGASVVVHQDNLGARLACGVIE
- the mnhG gene encoding monovalent cation/H(+) antiporter subunit G; its protein translation is MTTIIDTFAHILILIGSVISLTAAIGVVRFRDTLSRMHPATKPQVVGLLFVLGGAMIILRSSIDIWMMALAGMFMVLTAPVIAHRVGRVAYREQLGRDGLLDEDAPGGA
- a CDS encoding Na+/H+ antiporter subunit E — its product is MKRANVLRMFVVGWTTLVWVLLWGTFSVANILAGVVVSLVIMFVLPLPRVPVEGRVHVWSAMRLGAVIFSETIRSTINVAWLAIRPSPPPVTGVLRCRLTIKSDLVLTLWTDIMNNIPGTMVLEIDQVRRIMYVHVLDVSTDKAVADFYRSARLIERLLIQTFERESEWQASPWRSGTEELT
- a CDS encoding LytR C-terminal domain-containing protein, translated to MVEVVSRTPEIPSRAPAPSGPPLRAFAMVLISLGILFAGLGFASLGDSDDEPAPAAAPTTTTAAAPAAPSTRSAAVPTAPAPAAANGGTSAAGDGATTTTAVSSAPSMPVGSGTAFASDTSASATAPVRVFNNSEVAGLAAQTAAYLEDEGYTISETGNYSEGLLPQTSVFYGSSPGEQQTATAVAESLGVTAQPRFEGIRDAAPGVIVIVTSR
- a CDS encoding peptide deformylase, coding for MAILPIVIVGDPVLHNPTRPVTESPAELAQLIADMFETMDAANGVGLAANQVGVDKRLFVYDCPDRDESGKVVRRRGVVVNPILETSEIPETMPDPEDDLEGCLSVPGENFPTGRADWAKVTGTDENGDPVEIEGHGFFARMLQHEVGHLDGFLYVDVLIGRNARAAKKTIKRAGWGVPGLTWLPGSVEDPFGHDDEDE
- a CDS encoding GNAT family N-acetyltransferase — protein: MTTDRPAPSVPLGTRVVLRYRLPAGYSHPMTDVIGELVSVEPVVAVRTADGRVVQVSPTSVVALKPIAARPIRVSEIRALEHAAAAGWPGLESAWVDGWLVRAGHGFTRRANSATPLGERGTVADPADPAVRARLREWFAARGLPLRLLVPDRLARIPEGWPTSEPVLVMGADLANVPLPPEPTPVTITERPDADWLSLHRADADPRLAQDVLGSVAAGVLGFGRIGAPGQAPLAICRAAITDAPDGRRWVGLSTVEVAPEHRRRGLGTLVCGALLRWAREQAATHAYLQVEESNTAARALYRELGFVDHHRYRYASEPVG
- a CDS encoding Na+/H+ antiporter subunit A: MIAILVAHAVAALLAPLLVRVMGRNAFLPLALVPLASLGWVVTNWGTDQTLQIAWAPTLSMNIDLRFDTLAAIMCVLVLGIGSLILLYCSRYFEDDEPRLGLFAAEMVAFAGAMFGLVVSDNMLLLYVFWELTTVLSFLLVGHYAERASSRRAATQALLVTTAGGLAMLVGIIVLGEMVGSYNLSDVVAAAPHGWLAGVAVVLVLVGALSKSAVVPLHFWLPGAMAAPTPVSGYLHAAAMVKAGIYLVARLAPGFADSAAWRPIVIGLGLASMILAGWRAFRAFDLKLILAFGTVSQLGFLTALVGTGSREAALAGLAMVIAHALFKACLFMVVGIIDHSTGTRDIRKLAHLGSVAPYLALIAILAAASMAGLPPFIGFVAKEAALESALVAEVLPEWARIAMTAGIVVGSILTLAYSIRFIWGAFGRKQLKRPSPAVQNLHAPGALLLTAPSILAFAGLAAGFASSWVDHLITPYADELPTELSKPYHLALWHGFSLPLGLTAVVIVGGTVLFLAHRTIARLRFEHPPLGNADRMYDATLQGMDTLSLRLTAFLQRGSLPLTQATILVTLVALPTVLMFFFGLSTMPSTRAWDSIWQLGVGLIMMAAAITATVLRNRLGGVLVVGVTGYGLGVLFALQGAPDLALTQFLVETVTLVMFVLVLRKLPAETDPAAVMGSKFARAMLGIAVGAVVVGIGAYAVAARTTDPISLLLPDAAYYGGDGKNVVNVLLVDIRAWDTMGEISVLLVAATGVASLVFRTRRFGTAPRVADAPAAQLDAVSASNETTWLLGGDLIDPRYRSLVLEVTTRLVFPTMMILSVYFFFSGHNAPGGGFAGGLIAGLALVLRYLAGGRYELGEAVPIDAGKILGIGLTFAAGTALVSMFLGAPALSSATLELTLPLLGDIKIVTALFFDLGVYLIVVGLILDVLRSLGARLDAETVGERR
- a CDS encoding glutamate--cysteine ligase; translated protein: MAVEFPGSPRPTIGVEWEIALVDKTTRDLSNSATVVFDRVKEIAGETPRLTKEFLRNTVELVTGVHDTVAEAVDDLSESLSLLRRAADPNGVDLMCAGTHPFAQWTDQTVTPSPDYDEMINRTRWWGRQMLIWGVHVHVGVSSAEKIIPILNAMLVKYPHMLALSASSPIWAGYDTGYASNRALMFQQLPTAGLPYHFADWPQYAEFIGDQLKSGVISHPGGMHWDIRPAPKWGTLEVRVFDGITNRAELAALVAFVHSLVVYFDECLERGEELPVLQPWHVKENKWRAARYGLEAEVILDPVCTERLVTDDLNDLLEQIMPTAMRLGCADELARVADIPVRGASYQRQRRIAERTDGDLVAVVDSLVQELKE
- a CDS encoding monovalent cation/H+ antiporter complex subunit F, producing MTVTLVIAGTLLFVSAVLITYRVIAGPNSLDRLVGVDALLALGICGIAIWAVYTRDTSVLPATVALALVGFIGSVSVARFRVRDEG
- a CDS encoding Na+/H+ antiporter subunit D; the encoded protein is MNLSVANLVPLPVLIPLLAAAATLIVGRRPRAQRWITVFALVASLAVGVALLYYADADGIAVLQIGGWEAPIGISLVVDRLSALMLVVSGIVLLSVMLYAVGQGIHDGNEQQPVSIFLPTYLALTAGVNIAFLAGDLFNLFVGFEVLLAASFVLLTLGASADRVRAGVSYVMVSMVSSLVFLVGIAFAYAATGTLNLAQMALRMDEISPGTRAAIFGVLLVAFGIKAAVFPLSSWLPDSYPTAPAPVTAVFAGLLTKVGVYAIIRAHTLLFPGGELDDVLLVAGLLTMVVGILGAIAQNDIKRLLSFTLVSHIGYMIFGVALSSQTGLAGAVYYVGHHILVQTTLFLVVGLIERQAGSASLRRLGSLALMSPLLAVLFLIPALNLGGIPPFSGFIGKVALLQAGAEDGSVLAWILVAGGVVTSLLTLYVVARIWTKAFWRARADAPEGDLADIGPSALIDESATDISFEERPDVGRMPAAMLVPTVWLVAIGVSLTVFAGPLLDISNRAAENLRDRTVYIEAVLGGEQE
- a CDS encoding DUF3263 domain-containing protein, yielding MDGAAAHGNDRSDLVSQQGDGASAQEPTGDEANGLSRRDLDILAFERQWWKYAGAKEDAIKELFGLSATRYYQVLNALVDRPEALAADPMLVKRLRRLRASRQKARAARRLGFDTR